One genomic region from Sphingomonas paeninsulae encodes:
- a CDS encoding MaoC family dehydratase: MAGRCFDEWQIGDRMEHEIRRTVTETDNLLFSVMTHNPQPLHIDAEAARASEFGQILVNGTFTFALMVGLTISDTTLGTLIANLGYDKLVMPKPVFIGDTMRASTEITELRASKSRADAGIVTFTHELTNQRDEVVCRCLRMALLKRKAA; the protein is encoded by the coding sequence ATGGCGGGTCGGTGTTTCGACGAATGGCAAATCGGCGACCGGATGGAGCACGAAATCCGGCGGACGGTTACAGAGACCGACAACCTGCTGTTTTCGGTCATGACGCACAACCCGCAGCCGCTGCACATCGATGCAGAAGCCGCACGCGCGTCGGAGTTCGGTCAGATCCTCGTCAACGGCACTTTCACCTTTGCGCTGATGGTCGGCCTCACGATTTCCGACACCACGCTGGGCACGTTGATTGCGAACCTCGGATACGACAAACTTGTCATGCCCAAGCCGGTTTTCATCGGTGACACGATGCGCGCCAGCACCGAAATCACCGAACTGCGCGCGTCGAAATCGCGGGCGGATGCGGGGATCGTGACGTTCACGCATGAACTAACCAACCAGCGTGACGAGGTGGTCTGCCGCTGCCTGCGCATGGCCCTGCTCAAGCGCAAGGCTGCCTGA
- a CDS encoding LysR family transcriptional regulator → MISRSQIRQFLAVVDTGNFTRAATQINVTQPTLSAGIAELEKRLGSKLFERSSRRVELTPAGNQLLRHARAVEREFRQAEAGIPDRSIAVKIIRLGVLTSFATRLLESALSSYQGVERVEIMEGNERELTSALSQDRIDAAVTILHAGDSRFTQTSLNVERYCLAMSDSHPLAGREVVAADEIADEPMIARRSCEMLARTSRHFTERGVRPPFSFRSVNDDRAMALVRAGAGITVAPESHGGPGIAMPILEGFTETREVGLCFTAHCIDQFGTEHPLFQRFRHI, encoded by the coding sequence ATGATCAGCCGCAGCCAGATTCGCCAGTTTCTTGCCGTCGTCGATACCGGGAACTTTACGCGGGCGGCGACGCAGATCAACGTCACGCAGCCGACCCTGTCTGCTGGCATCGCAGAGCTGGAAAAACGTCTCGGCAGCAAATTGTTCGAACGATCCAGTCGCCGAGTCGAGCTGACGCCTGCGGGCAATCAGTTGCTCCGCCACGCCCGCGCGGTCGAGCGGGAGTTTCGCCAGGCCGAGGCGGGCATTCCCGACCGGTCCATTGCTGTGAAGATCATCCGGCTTGGTGTTCTTACAAGCTTTGCGACGCGTCTGCTCGAATCCGCTTTGTCCAGCTATCAAGGTGTCGAGCGGGTTGAGATTATGGAGGGGAATGAGCGGGAGCTTACCAGTGCCTTGTCACAGGATCGCATCGATGCGGCGGTGACGATCCTCCATGCGGGAGACAGTCGCTTTACTCAAACTAGCCTGAATGTAGAGCGATATTGCCTCGCCATGTCCGATAGTCACCCGCTCGCGGGGCGTGAGGTGGTCGCCGCCGATGAAATAGCGGACGAGCCAATGATCGCTCGGCGGTCGTGCGAGATGCTGGCACGAACCAGCCGGCATTTCACTGAACGCGGTGTCCGTCCGCCCTTCAGTTTCCGATCGGTCAACGACGACCGTGCGATGGCACTCGTCCGGGCCGGTGCTGGGATCACCGTCGCGCCTGAATCCCACGGCGGGCCGGGGATCGCCATGCCGATACTGGAGGGTTTTACCGAAACGCGAGAGGTCGGCCTGTGCTTTACGGCCCATTGCATCGACCAATTCGGCACGGAACATCCACTGTTCCAGCGTTTCCGGCACATATAA
- a CDS encoding Cof-type HAD-IIB family hydrolase, whose protein sequence is MSKETTIRLFIADIDGTLVRTDKTLADATVEAVRKLTDAGMPMSLISARPPSGMYWIAEKLGLAGPFGAFNGGVLFKADGTVIEHHCLDPIVARKIVALIVQAGITCWVFADDQWLSNNADDPHNVREVASANVEPIITDDFSAKLGRCDKIVGVSDDHELLVSLEKKAVAAAGSNATIARSQPYYLDVTAQVANKGDGVAFLSNAFGVPIENVAVIGDQTNDLPMFARAGFSIAMGQSSDAVKAKARAVTDSNDDDGVASAITKIILPQ, encoded by the coding sequence ATGAGCAAGGAAACCACCATTCGGCTTTTCATTGCCGACATCGACGGCACTCTGGTCAGGACCGACAAGACGCTTGCCGATGCGACTGTCGAAGCCGTCAGGAAACTAACGGACGCCGGTATGCCGATGAGCCTGATAAGCGCGCGACCACCATCGGGCATGTACTGGATTGCCGAAAAACTCGGCCTTGCCGGCCCTTTCGGAGCGTTCAACGGTGGCGTGCTGTTCAAGGCCGACGGCACGGTGATCGAGCATCATTGCCTTGATCCCATCGTCGCCAGAAAGATCGTGGCGTTGATTGTTCAGGCGGGCATCACCTGTTGGGTGTTTGCCGATGATCAGTGGTTGTCGAACAATGCCGACGATCCCCACAACGTGCGCGAGGTCGCGTCCGCGAATGTCGAACCTATCATCACCGACGATTTCAGCGCCAAACTGGGCCGCTGCGACAAGATCGTCGGGGTTAGCGACGATCATGAATTACTCGTCTCGCTCGAAAAGAAAGCCGTGGCCGCGGCTGGGAGTAATGCGACCATCGCGCGGTCGCAGCCCTATTATCTCGATGTCACTGCTCAGGTCGCCAACAAGGGGGATGGCGTCGCTTTCCTGTCGAATGCCTTTGGCGTTCCAATCGAGAACGTGGCGGTGATTGGCGACCAGACGAATGACCTCCCCATGTTCGCCCGCGCGGGGTTTTCTATCGCTATGGGGCAGTCGTCCGACGCGGTGAAGGCGAAGGCAAGGGCCGTAACGGACAGCAACGATGATGATGGCGTTGCCAGTGCGATTACGAAGATAATCCTGCCGCAATGA
- the tkt gene encoding transketolase, producing the protein MADAVSSQSSSSVREDGSFDRLSIDTIRTLAMDAVQKANSGHPGTPMALAPVAYTLWRDFLRYDPATPDWPNRDRFVLSIGHASMLLYALLHLAGVEEIDADGRKTGKLAVSLDDIKQFRQLDSKTPGHPEYRITTGVETTTGPLGQGCGNSVGMAIAERALAARFNRPEFNLFDHDVYVLCGDGDMMEGVSGEAASVAGHLALSNLCWIYDSNHITIEGATEIAFTEDVGKRFEGYGWNVIHVDDANDTKAIAAALKTFCETNDKPTLIIVHSVIGWGSPRAGSEKAHGEALGEENVRLTKQAYGWPEDAHFLVPEGVAEALNKALTDHGGKARDDWQALFESYRNSFPTEAAEFNLLRSGKLSEGWQADIPTFPADPKGIASRDAGGKVINAIGPHIPMLIGGAADLSPSTKTNLTFQGAGSFEPGSYDGRNVHYGVREHAMGAIANGMALTYLRSYTATFLVFADYMRAPIRLAAIMEVPTIFVFTHDSIGVGEDGPTHQPIEHLATLRAIPGLDTIRPGDANEVAEAWKIALEHTHEPTALILSRQALPTLDRTKYAAADGLRKGAYILADTGGGDPQIILMATGSEVSLVVDAHEKLVADGIRSRVVSMPSWYLFEQQDAAYRNSIFPRSVRARLAVEQAGSMGWDRYVGFDGATITMSTFGASAPLAKLQEKFGFTLENVVKVARELIVKNE; encoded by the coding sequence ATGGCGGACGCAGTTTCATCGCAGTCCAGCAGTTCCGTTCGCGAGGATGGCTCATTCGACCGCCTTTCGATCGACACCATTCGCACGCTCGCCATGGACGCCGTTCAGAAGGCCAATTCGGGCCACCCCGGCACGCCGATGGCATTGGCTCCGGTGGCTTATACCCTGTGGCGGGATTTCCTGCGCTACGACCCGGCGACGCCCGACTGGCCCAATCGCGACCGTTTCGTGCTGTCGATTGGTCACGCGTCGATGCTGCTTTACGCGCTACTCCATCTGGCGGGGGTCGAGGAAATTGACGCGGACGGTCGCAAGACCGGAAAGCTTGCCGTCAGTCTCGACGACATCAAACAGTTCCGCCAGCTGGATTCAAAGACACCCGGCCACCCCGAATACCGCATCACGACGGGTGTGGAGACGACCACCGGGCCGCTGGGTCAGGGGTGTGGCAATTCCGTCGGCATGGCGATTGCCGAGCGTGCGTTGGCGGCGCGCTTTAACCGGCCCGAATTCAACCTGTTCGACCATGACGTCTATGTCCTGTGCGGCGACGGTGACATGATGGAGGGTGTCTCTGGTGAAGCGGCTTCGGTGGCTGGGCATCTCGCGCTGTCGAACCTTTGCTGGATATACGACAGCAATCACATCACGATCGAGGGGGCGACAGAGATTGCATTTACCGAAGATGTCGGCAAACGCTTCGAGGGCTATGGCTGGAACGTGATCCACGTCGATGATGCCAATGATACCAAAGCAATAGCGGCGGCATTAAAGACTTTTTGTGAAACCAATGACAAGCCGACCCTCATCATCGTTCATTCGGTGATCGGCTGGGGATCGCCCCGCGCAGGCAGTGAAAAGGCGCATGGCGAGGCTTTGGGTGAAGAGAATGTGCGGCTTACCAAACAGGCCTATGGCTGGCCCGAGGACGCGCACTTCCTTGTACCAGAGGGTGTTGCCGAAGCGCTTAACAAGGCACTGACTGATCACGGCGGCAAGGCGCGCGATGACTGGCAGGCGCTGTTCGAAAGTTACCGGAACAGCTTCCCGACCGAAGCCGCCGAGTTCAACCTCCTGCGGTCCGGCAAACTCAGTGAAGGCTGGCAGGCCGATATTCCAACCTTCCCCGCCGACCCAAAGGGTATCGCCTCACGCGATGCTGGAGGCAAGGTTATCAATGCCATCGGACCCCATATCCCGATGCTGATCGGTGGTGCCGCCGACCTGTCACCATCGACCAAAACCAACCTGACGTTTCAGGGTGCCGGGTCGTTCGAACCGGGCAGCTATGACGGGCGTAACGTGCATTACGGGGTGCGCGAACACGCGATGGGAGCGATCGCCAACGGCATGGCGCTCACCTATCTGCGGTCCTACACAGCCACTTTCCTCGTCTTCGCCGACTATATGCGCGCGCCGATCCGACTGGCGGCCATCATGGAGGTGCCGACAATCTTTGTTTTCACACACGATTCCATCGGCGTGGGAGAGGACGGCCCGACGCATCAGCCGATCGAACATCTGGCGACGCTGCGGGCAATTCCCGGCCTCGACACGATCAGGCCCGGTGACGCGAACGAGGTTGCCGAGGCCTGGAAAATCGCGCTGGAACATACCCATGAGCCGACCGCGCTTATCCTGTCGCGTCAGGCGTTGCCCACGCTGGACCGCACGAAATACGCGGCCGCCGATGGGTTGAGAAAGGGGGCCTATATCCTTGCCGATACAGGGGGTGGTGATCCGCAGATTATCCTGATGGCGACCGGTAGCGAGGTATCGCTGGTCGTGGATGCGCATGAGAAACTGGTGGCCGACGGCATACGATCGCGTGTCGTTTCGATGCCGAGCTGGTATCTGTTCGAACAACAGGACGCCGCGTATCGCAACAGTATCTTTCCCCGTTCGGTCAGGGCGCGTCTCGCGGTTGAACAGGCCGGGTCGATGGGGTGGGACCGGTATGTCGGCTTTGACGGAGCAACGATCACCATGTCCACGTTCGGGGCGTCCGCTCCTCTTGCAAAGCTTCAGGAAAAGTTCGGATTCACGCTTGAAAATGTTGTGAAGGTTGCGCGGGAACTTATTGTAAAGAATGAATGA
- the zwf gene encoding glucose-6-phosphate dehydrogenase, which translates to MIGQAGIGQTGFGTESSHPVAAPAATLVIFGALGDLTKRLLMPSLLNLARDGLVGSDLDIIGVSYHDGDDEMLRQSLEEFITGGASAKDGEDAAWKALRQRITYHKGDFTEKSTFETLAAKLQGNAAFYLATAPQFFGTIVEQLSDAGALDEKDGFRRVLIEKPFGHDLASAQDLNKLILARITESQIYRIDHFLGKETVQNIMVARFANSLLEAVWNSRYIDHVQITAAETVTVGTRGKFYDATGALRDMLPNHLFQLLAMIGMEPPNSFEAEAIRNEKAKLLAAVRGPCAQTAGKDAIRGRYTAGNAGGKPVGDYLSEPDVAADSRTETYAAVKVEVETWRWAGVPFYLRTGKALTARDTEIVVQFKPVPFALFRGTGVDQLPPNTLVIQVQPNEGMSVNFLAKKPGPVMDASAVSMDFRYADHFTLGQHTGYETLLYDALIGDQTLFQRADMIEAGWAAMQPVLDAWGAGGVAEDYVAGSAGPVGADELLTRDGRKWHSLG; encoded by the coding sequence ATGATTGGCCAAGCTGGGATCGGCCAGACTGGCTTCGGAACTGAATCGAGCCATCCGGTCGCGGCACCTGCTGCAACGCTCGTCATCTTCGGTGCGCTTGGTGATCTTACCAAACGTTTGTTGATGCCGTCGCTTCTCAACCTCGCCCGCGACGGGCTGGTCGGTAGCGACCTGGATATCATCGGCGTCAGTTATCACGACGGCGATGATGAAATGCTGCGCCAGAGCCTTGAAGAGTTCATCACTGGCGGCGCGTCCGCGAAAGATGGTGAGGATGCTGCGTGGAAGGCGCTTCGCCAGCGTATCACGTATCATAAGGGCGATTTCACAGAGAAATCGACATTCGAGACTTTGGCCGCCAAGCTTCAGGGCAATGCCGCCTTTTATCTGGCAACGGCGCCGCAGTTTTTCGGCACGATCGTCGAACAGCTTTCCGATGCGGGTGCCCTCGATGAGAAGGATGGCTTCAGGCGCGTTCTCATTGAAAAACCATTCGGCCATGACTTGGCATCGGCTCAGGATCTCAACAAACTGATTCTGGCGCGCATAACCGAGAGCCAGATTTACAGGATCGATCATTTTCTTGGCAAGGAAACTGTCCAGAACATCATGGTCGCGCGTTTTGCCAACAGCTTGTTAGAGGCAGTTTGGAACAGCCGTTATATCGACCACGTTCAGATCACTGCAGCAGAAACGGTCACAGTCGGCACGCGCGGAAAATTCTATGATGCTACCGGCGCGCTGCGGGATATGCTTCCCAATCATCTGTTCCAGTTGCTGGCGATGATTGGGATGGAGCCGCCAAACTCGTTCGAGGCAGAGGCGATCCGCAATGAAAAGGCCAAATTGCTCGCCGCCGTGCGCGGGCCATGTGCGCAAACTGCCGGAAAGGACGCGATTCGGGGCCGGTACACCGCAGGAAATGCGGGCGGCAAACCGGTCGGCGATTATCTTTCGGAACCAGACGTTGCCGCCGACAGCCGAACCGAAACCTATGCCGCCGTTAAAGTCGAGGTTGAGACATGGCGCTGGGCCGGGGTTCCATTCTATCTCCGAACCGGGAAAGCTCTGACTGCCCGAGACACAGAGATCGTCGTCCAGTTCAAACCCGTTCCCTTTGCACTGTTCCGGGGGACTGGGGTCGATCAGTTGCCGCCGAATACTCTGGTCATTCAGGTTCAGCCCAACGAAGGAATGAGCGTGAATTTTCTCGCCAAGAAACCCGGACCTGTGATGGATGCCAGCGCGGTCAGCATGGATTTTCGTTATGCCGACCATTTTACGCTCGGACAGCACACGGGGTATGAAACGCTGCTCTATGATGCGCTGATCGGCGATCAGACGCTGTTCCAGCGTGCCGACATGATCGAGGCAGGCTGGGCGGCAATGCAGCCCGTCCTCGATGCCTGGGGAGCCGGTGGTGTCGCTGAGGACTATGTGGCGGGTAGTGCGGGGCCAGTCGGTGCCGACGAGCTGCTCACGCGTGATGGCCGCAAATGGCATAGCCTAGGATAA
- the rpiA gene encoding ribose-5-phosphate isomerase RpiA has translation MTSPAIDYDREKRLAAIAAVAEVQQDMIVGLGTGSTVAFALDALAERCRSGLKIRTVATSLRTEALLRQSSMEILDFSKLSTVDLCIDGIDEIDGACHAIKGAGGAMLREKIVASAAMRMIAIADSRKAVDRLGSAPVPVETLPFALGYVTSRILQLGGRPVLRQTALHEPYRTDQGNAVLDCSFDRIDAPDVLAATISAIAGVLGHGLFVDEIDALYIARGTVVEKRERQAA, from the coding sequence ATGACCTCGCCAGCTATCGACTATGATCGCGAAAAGCGGCTGGCTGCCATCGCGGCCGTTGCCGAAGTTCAGCAAGATATGATCGTGGGACTCGGTACGGGAAGCACGGTGGCCTTTGCGCTGGATGCGCTGGCTGAGCGTTGCCGGTCGGGGTTGAAAATTCGGACGGTCGCAACCTCGCTCCGCACCGAGGCATTGTTACGCCAGTCCAGCATGGAAATTCTCGACTTTTCAAAGCTCAGTACCGTGGATTTATGTATCGACGGGATCGATGAAATCGACGGGGCGTGCCATGCGATAAAGGGAGCGGGCGGGGCGATGCTGCGTGAAAAGATCGTCGCGAGCGCCGCCATGCGAATGATCGCCATCGCGGATAGCCGCAAGGCGGTCGACCGACTGGGGAGTGCTCCGGTTCCGGTCGAAACGCTGCCCTTTGCGCTTGGCTACGTTACGAGCCGAATTTTGCAGCTCGGGGGTCGGCCGGTTCTGCGACAAACGGCGCTGCACGAACCCTATCGGACCGATCAGGGTAATGCGGTGCTGGATTGCAGCTTCGATCGTATCGACGCGCCCGACGTGTTGGCAGCTACGATTTCCGCGATCGCCGGCGTTTTGGGCCATGGTCTGTTTGTCGATGAGATCGACGCGCTCTATATTGCCCGAGGCACCGTTGTCGAAAAGCGCGAGCGACAAGCCGCCTGA
- the gnd gene encoding phosphogluconate dehydrogenase (NAD(+)-dependent, decarboxylating), with product MRIAMIGLGRMGANIARRLMLGKHEVIAFDRNEKAVTDLAGEGAIPAKSLEDIAGKFEGAPRIFWVMLPAGEPTESTIEAIIKLSSPGDIIIDGGNSFYKDDIRRAKLCSIQGLHYVDVGTSGGIWGLERGYCMMIGGEDETVKLLDPIFDTLAPGYGTIVRTEGRHSDDDRAERGYIHAGPAGAGHFVKMVHNGIEYGLMQAYAEGFDILKGKSSEKLPEDERFDINLAEVSEVWRRGSVISSWLLDLTAIGLAKDPELGHFTGKVADSGEGQWTIDAAMEEAVPVYVLSAALFARYRSRVDTTFGDKLLSAMRFGFGGHVEMPQ from the coding sequence ATGCGTATCGCAATGATCGGTCTGGGTCGCATGGGTGCCAACATCGCCCGTCGCCTGATGCTCGGCAAACATGAAGTCATTGCATTCGACCGTAACGAGAAAGCAGTGACGGATCTGGCGGGTGAGGGGGCCATCCCCGCCAAATCGCTCGAGGATATAGCGGGCAAATTCGAAGGTGCGCCACGGATCTTCTGGGTCATGCTTCCCGCTGGCGAACCGACGGAGAGCACGATCGAGGCTATCATCAAACTATCGTCGCCCGGAGATATCATAATCGACGGCGGCAACAGCTTTTACAAGGATGACATCCGGCGCGCAAAATTATGTAGTATTCAGGGCCTCCACTATGTCGACGTCGGCACCTCCGGCGGCATCTGGGGTCTGGAGCGCGGCTATTGCATGATGATCGGTGGCGAGGATGAAACCGTCAAATTGCTCGATCCTATATTCGACACCCTTGCACCGGGTTATGGCACGATCGTTCGGACCGAAGGCCGCCATTCCGACGATGACCGGGCCGAACGCGGCTATATCCATGCAGGACCAGCGGGAGCCGGCCATTTCGTCAAGATGGTCCATAACGGCATCGAATATGGCTTGATGCAGGCCTATGCTGAGGGGTTCGATATCCTGAAAGGAAAATCCTCTGAAAAACTGCCTGAAGACGAACGCTTCGATATCAATCTTGCCGAGGTTTCTGAAGTATGGCGGCGCGGAAGTGTGATTTCCTCATGGCTGCTCGACCTGACCGCAATCGGATTGGCGAAGGACCCCGAGCTTGGGCATTTCACCGGCAAGGTGGCGGATTCCGGCGAGGGTCAGTGGACCATCGATGCCGCGATGGAAGAAGCTGTACCGGTATATGTGCTGTCGGCGGCATTGTTCGCTCGCTATCGTAGCAGGGTCGACACAACATTCGGCGACAAGCTGTTGTCCGCAATGCGTTTTGGGTTCGGCGGTCACGTCGAAATGCCTCAATGA
- a CDS encoding acetyl/propionyl/methylcrotonyl-CoA carboxylase subunit alpha: MIKSLLIANRGEIACRVIRTARRMGIRTIAVYSDADADALHVRSADEAVHIGASPARESYLIGEKIIAAALSSGAEAVHPGYGFLSENAAFAQSVIDAGLVWIGPNPSSITAMGLKDAAKKLMSAAGVPVTPGYMGEDQTPALLAAEANAIGYPVLIKAVAGGGGKGMRMVEAAADFADALTSCQREAASSFGNTHVLIEKYIQRPRHIEVQVFGDKHGNVVHLFERDCSLQRRHQKVIEEAPAPGMDAATREALCGAAVKAAKAVDYVGAGTIEFIADASEGLRADRIWFMEMNTRLQVEHPVTEEITGIDLVEWQLRVASGEPLPKHQDELSISGWAMEARLYAENPANGFLPSIGTLDHLVFPDDLRVDTGVEEGGEVSPFYDPMIAKLIAHGATRDDAIDLLRDGISDTEVWPVRTNAGFLGRLLDHADFIDGDVDTGLIARDIDALVTPPDADPEQLAEAASLLFASVGYKPWDAALGFRLNGADRAEARIIDDGGTIHVVELNDVEDAEPASEVLAFSDGFARRYTRYEPRGSHGGAVSDGSILSPMPGRVIAVEVAEGDKVTKGQNLLTLEAMKMEHTLTAPFDGVVSELNAVAGGQVLVDAVLARIEAEKV; the protein is encoded by the coding sequence ATGATCAAATCGCTCTTAATCGCAAACCGGGGCGAGATCGCTTGCCGGGTTATTCGCACCGCACGCAGGATGGGGATACGCACGATTGCAGTCTATTCCGATGCCGATGCGGACGCGTTGCACGTTCGTTCGGCGGATGAGGCTGTGCATATTGGCGCGTCGCCTGCGCGGGAAAGCTATTTGATCGGTGAGAAGATCATCGCGGCAGCCCTGTCAAGCGGAGCCGAGGCGGTGCATCCGGGTTACGGGTTCCTGTCGGAGAATGCTGCATTCGCGCAAAGCGTGATTGACGCCGGGCTGGTCTGGATTGGGCCGAACCCGTCTTCGATTACGGCGATGGGCCTGAAAGACGCGGCCAAAAAGCTGATGTCGGCGGCGGGTGTGCCGGTGACGCCGGGCTATATGGGCGAGGATCAGACGCCTGCGCTGCTGGCGGCGGAGGCCAATGCGATTGGCTATCCGGTGCTGATTAAGGCGGTCGCTGGCGGCGGCGGCAAGGGGATGCGGATGGTCGAGGCGGCGGCGGATTTCGCCGATGCGCTGACGTCCTGCCAGCGTGAGGCGGCGTCTTCGTTTGGCAATACCCATGTGCTGATCGAGAAATACATTCAGCGCCCGCGCCACATCGAGGTGCAGGTGTTTGGGGACAAACACGGCAACGTCGTCCATCTGTTCGAACGCGATTGTTCGTTGCAGCGGCGGCATCAGAAAGTGATTGAGGAAGCCCCTGCCCCCGGCATGGATGCGGCGACGCGGGAGGCTTTGTGTGGGGCGGCGGTCAAGGCGGCGAAGGCGGTCGATTATGTCGGCGCCGGGACCATCGAGTTCATTGCCGATGCGTCCGAGGGACTGCGTGCCGACCGCATCTGGTTCATGGAAATGAACACGCGGTTGCAGGTCGAGCATCCCGTCACCGAAGAAATCACCGGCATCGATCTGGTCGAATGGCAGTTGCGGGTGGCAAGCGGCGAACCGCTGCCAAAGCATCAGGACGAGCTTTCGATCAGTGGCTGGGCGATGGAAGCGCGGCTTTATGCCGAAAATCCTGCGAACGGGTTTTTGCCGTCGATCGGGACGCTGGACCATCTGGTGTTCCCCGATGATCTGCGCGTCGATACCGGGGTCGAGGAAGGCGGCGAGGTTTCGCCCTTCTACGACCCGATGATCGCCAAGCTGATCGCGCATGGAGCGACGCGTGACGATGCGATTGACCTCTTACGTGACGGGATCAGCGATACGGAGGTTTGGCCGGTTCGCACCAATGCGGGGTTCCTTGGCCGGTTGCTGGATCACGCGGACTTTATCGACGGCGATGTCGATACCGGGCTGATCGCGCGCGACATCGACGCACTGGTAACGCCGCCCGATGCGGACCCGGAGCAATTGGCCGAAGCGGCTTCGCTGTTGTTTGCAAGCGTTGGATATAAGCCGTGGGATGCGGCTTTGGGCTTTCGTCTGAACGGGGCAGATCGTGCCGAGGCGCGGATTATCGACGATGGGGGAACCATCCATGTCGTCGAATTGAATGACGTGGAAGATGCCGAGCCAGCGTCCGAAGTGCTGGCGTTCAGCGACGGGTTCGCACGGCGATACACCCGTTACGAACCGCGCGGCTCGCACGGCGGGGCAGTTAGTGACGGCAGCATCCTGTCGCCGATGCCAGGGCGGGTTATCGCGGTCGAAGTTGCCGAGGGCGACAAAGTGACAAAGGGCCAGAACCTACTCACGCTCGAAGCGATGAAGATGGAGCACACCCTGACCGCGCCGTTCGATGGCGTGGTGTCCGAATTGAACGCGGTTGCAGGGGGTCAGGTATTGGTCGATGCGGTCCTGGCTCGGATCGAAGCGGAGAAAGTTTGA
- a CDS encoding isovaleryl-CoA dehydrogenase, with protein MIRDTTRRFATDRIAPIAAEVDETNKFPRELWPEMGALGLHGITVEEEWGGLGLGYLEHVVAMEEISRASASIGLSYGAHSNLCVNQIRRWGNPEQKAKYLPKLISGEHLGSLAMSEAGSGSDVVSMKLKATANGDGYVLNGTKFWITNAPTADTLVVYAKTGEGSGGITAFLIEKGMAGFSVSKKLDKMGMRGSDTAELVFEDCEVPAENIMGPLNGGVGVLMSGLDYERAVLAAGPIGIMQACLDVVLPYVRERKQFGRAIGQFQLMQGKVADMYVALNSARAYVYAVARNCDAGKTTRFDAAGAILLASENAVKCSLEAIQALGGAGYTKEWPVERFLRDAKLYDIGAGTNEIRRFLIGRELIGG; from the coding sequence ATGATCCGCGACACCACGCGGCGGTTTGCCACCGACCGGATTGCGCCGATTGCGGCCGAGGTTGATGAAACCAACAAATTCCCCCGCGAACTCTGGCCTGAAATGGGCGCTCTTGGGCTGCACGGCATTACCGTCGAGGAAGAATGGGGTGGGCTTGGCCTAGGTTATCTCGAACACGTTGTGGCGATGGAAGAAATCAGCCGCGCATCGGCCAGCATCGGCCTGAGTTATGGCGCGCATTCCAATCTTTGCGTCAATCAGATCCGCCGCTGGGGAAACCCTGAGCAAAAGGCGAAATACCTGCCGAAGCTGATTTCGGGCGAGCATCTCGGTAGCCTTGCCATGTCGGAAGCGGGGTCTGGATCGGATGTCGTTTCGATGAAGCTGAAGGCGACGGCGAACGGCGACGGCTATGTCTTGAACGGCACGAAGTTCTGGATCACCAATGCACCGACCGCCGATACGCTGGTCGTCTATGCCAAGACCGGTGAAGGATCGGGCGGTATCACCGCGTTCCTGATCGAAAAAGGCATGGCCGGGTTTTCGGTATCGAAGAAGCTCGACAAGATGGGAATGCGCGGCAGCGATACTGCTGAGCTTGTTTTCGAGGATTGCGAGGTTCCCGCAGAGAACATCATGGGGCCGCTGAACGGTGGCGTCGGCGTGTTGATGTCAGGACTGGATTACGAACGTGCGGTATTGGCCGCTGGACCGATCGGCATCATGCAGGCGTGCCTCGACGTCGTTCTGCCCTATGTCCGCGAACGCAAACAGTTCGGCAGGGCAATCGGTCAGTTCCAGCTCATGCAGGGCAAGGTTGCCGATATGTATGTCGCTCTCAATTCGGCGCGGGCTTATGTCTATGCCGTCGCGCGCAACTGCGATGCTGGTAAGACCACACGGTTCGATGCTGCGGGAGCGATCCTGCTGGCTTCGGAAAACGCGGTGAAATGTTCGCTTGAGGCCATTCAGGCGCTCGGTGGAGCTGGCTATACCAAGGAATGGCCAGTCGAGCGCTTCCTGCGCGACGCAAAGCTGTACGACATCGGTGCCGGAACCAACGAAATCCGACGCTTCCTGATCGGTCGCGAATTGATCGGCGGATGA